The nucleotide sequence CTGCTAATCACATCAGTGCAGCATCACTGAGCGCCCAAGTTCATGTTGAGTAAATAGGAGCCAATTAGCTCTCCTGTCTTGTGTCTCCATGAGGTGCTGATGGGCAGAAATCGAACGCGTGTCATTGGTTGTtctgcagtttttgttttctttttcttgttgggtttaaaaccagttttaaagtttaaagtgttCTGTGTGACAACACATCCTGTTACTGCCAAGTTAAAGCCAAGCATGTAGTGTGTGTGGTATATCCTCTACATGATAACACTGAATATGCTGCAGTGCTGCAAAGGATTATACTTGTGTTTTACATTATCACCTTAAAAATGTCAAGAATGAAATGCCACAGAAAACCGCAGGGGTTGAAAGAGAAGCAGCTCTCTTTTCACTTTACAGCCTGCCACCGCTTcctccaaaacacagaaaaaccacATTTAAAGTGACTTTAAAGATATACTCAAAAAAATACTGAGTGAAATTCACACGTTGCTGTTCTGTTAACtgttaatttatattgtaaactTTTGTTGCAGGATCAAACtacagtgaaataaaattgtgtgttttatttttgaacagCTCCTAGCTTCAAACACTAATCTTGCATTTGTGTCTTACCCTAAATTGTCTCCAGAGAGTTCCAGGAGCTCAATCTCATCAGGGCCCACCTCGTCCACTCCAGTATGCCTCTGGGTCACACTGCAGCATCCCATGACGGAGAAGGAGTCTGTCCCTCTTTACCTCGTCTCAGCTTCTGTTCCACACACTGAGCACCATCTGTCTAGACAATCATCCAAACAGTTTGTGCGTGCCTCATTAAAACCAAAGAGATagcaaaaaaaatgtgtgtgtgggggggggtgtttAGAAGAGGATATTGTGCACAGGAGCAGGGGATGAGGAGGCGGGGTGCTGCTAAGCTCTAGTTCCCCCTTTTTGCCAGCATGCAGTGTGTATTTCCACAGAGCCCCGAAAACAAAAAGCTTTTGAAGAGGAATTGAAGACAAAAGTGGCAGGTTTTTGTTGAATCGAAGCGTAGTAGTTGTTCCTTCCTTCCTGTCAGTTGGCCGTCGGCAGATGACTGAGCAGCTTCCTATTTTACACTCTGAACTTACGCTGGGAACCTGCTGATGTATCAGCatgataaataaaaactgttttgtCACAAAAAGACAAGCCGACCAGATGAAGGTCAAAAACTATCATACCTCCTGAAGTTGATAAGACAAGCTCCCTCCTTGTTGTGAAACGTGTGGATGAAGCAGTTATCTTATTGGGAAAGATGGGGCCATGCCTGTCTAGTTTACATGCGCTGAACTTGACTCTGAGTAGCCAAGAGAGATAATTATGAGTTATGACACAGAGAGGTAAAGGGCTGCAGTCAAAACAAGCTACAACAACTGTAGAGTGGAGCCTTGCGTTGATCTTCCTGGTTAGAGTTGCAGTAAGGTGGTGGGAGGGTTTGCACACAATCACGTCTGAGTGACTTTCCACAGATCAGAAGCTGCTCTGCTGATGCAACTTCATGTCAGATGACTCACTGATGCATTTTCTACCTGACCCTTTGATTTGAGAATGAATGTTGTATGCATGCACTAACAAAGAAATGGGTTCTCTTTGCCACACCTTCCTTACCAataaggacaaaagaagaagccaGAAGATATTGTTGATGATGAATACATTCTTTATTGACGCATTTTCCAGAGTATTTCtcttaaaatctttaaaaagcaCCAAAGGCTTTTTTTACCGCAGCTGTCTGCATACTGTCacagttcctcttttcttttctacacTAAATTCTTCGCATCCTAAATTGTTCCACATGTTCAATACTACATGTAAGGTACGGTGTCCCAGGAGACCCATAGACAGGTAGAGCTTCACTCACTCAGAGCTAGTGATGAAGGGGATGTGATGGTCATTTCCAGCCTTTAAATGATGATTCAAAGTACTTTTGGTTAGCTTGAGTTTAGCTGTATAATGTGAATGCCCCTGACTCATGATGATTTTGTGAAGTGCTGGTGGGACGGTGGCCACTCTGACCTACTCCTTCGTTTTGGAAGTGCTGAATCATTTGCAGAATTATCAGGGGATGCCGAGGGAACACTTTTGCCCTCTGTTCCACACATAAACCTTCTGGGTTCAGTTTTCTGTACATCTTTGGTGTTTTTCTGGAATTCAATGCTAGACTTCTCTGTAGTGGAAAAACCACTATAGAGAAGCACAAACTCCCTCTGACTGACCAAAGGAAAGATTTTCTGCCTGCCACGAATCTTCTTGAAGATCTCCAGAGTCAAATCTAGAGAGGAGCATAAAACACCAGACAGACTTATAGATAGAAAAACACTTTTGGGTGTTACAACACATCAGCCTGTTTAGCAAACATGTGCAATAAAGGGAACTGTGACTATGCCAGTTAAACACTAAACAAAATGTGAGAACATCTTTGGTGGAGTGGTATTAATACAAACATATGCTGAATTTGAGTTTGGGGCCTGCGAAACgtgctgtttgtttttccagaacTCACCTAGTGTCTCCACAACCACGCTGGGTATCACCTCCTTTAGCACCTCACAGTTCGTATGGAGAGCTGGATTGCAGTTCATCTCCAGCAGCCACACCTATCAGGAATGCACACACTCAATGCACATGCTAAACACTGTTTGCATTCACATTACCAGAAATGTTCTACCCACTTTGAAGTCTTCATCTACCAAGAAGTCACAGCCGATCAAGTCAAAGAACCCCAGGCGGCAGTCTAACTTGGACTTTACTGCTAAGAAGCACTGGCTCATGATCTGCTGCATGCGCTTCTGAATATCAGGGAGAAAGAAAGTTGTTCATTAGGCATCAGAATGATTTTACGAATTCTGTATTAACGGCCGGTTTGTTTCACTTCAACTAATTAAAAAGGTTCCTCACTACTGCATATAGCTCAAATCTCATTAAAGttaaagaaatgtgtgtgtgtgtgtgtgtgtgtgtgtgtgtgtgtgtgtgtgtgtgtgagacacaaCGCCAAAAATGAACCCTGTAATCTGCAGGGCactgtgaaacaaaaacatcatgTGTGATATCTCATTTTAGTGATGAGATGATGCATCCAAACTTTACCACGATCTCAATTAGCTGCATGTGCCAGTAACCATCATTATAATTGTAATTGGTCCCTGAGAGCTACAACACTGCACTCACTGCAAAGGCGCCCAGCACCCAGTCCCTGGGCAGATCCTTTGCAACCTGAAACCTGTCGTTGACGTAGGCGTTGAAGCTCTCCATGGACCACACAGTGTCTTCCTTCAGTTGGCTGTAAAGAGGGTTCTTCTTCTGCATGTACTGGAAACGAACAGCAGGGGGACCAGAGACACACGAAGACGTGAGCAGAGGCAGGTAGGAAGTTTGTGCCAAAACAAACACTTGATCTTTTTACGTTTTCTGGAAATAATGAAGACGTGTAGCGTAAAAAAGACAGACGTGAGTGTCCCTCTAACAATAGTTTTGACATCAGACTGCTGTTTCCAGCTGAAACATGTTTAGCATCTTTAATATCTGATGTGCACATAAAATTCACCACTGAAAGTAAAACCTAAACTAATGTGTGATTCAAgctgaaatacaaaataaaccaaGGTTAAAATCCTTTGCTAGTTTAATTGTTCAATTACAGTGACTTGTGTGTTTTGCTAAATGTAGACAATAAAGTGAATCTGAATTTGATCTGGTCTGTCTGTGGAAATGCTTGTAAATAACATTTCAAAGACAGACCGCTCTAGTTAAAATAGTGATGATGTAAAGTGTCATTTTGGTTTCTATTCCTATATACACATTTATGCTATATCCAGGACTCATCTCTTAGCGTATACGGAGGATGGCACATTGTCTCAGGACACGTTTAGCCTTGTTACAAGCTCCACTGGAAGGACCTGCTTTCTAACTGCTTCCCCACttcacaacatttttttaacagctGTCTGATTTCCAAGCAGATGATTGTAAAACCGTTTAGACTTTGATCTTCCAGTTAACCCTTCATATTCTCACAGAGTCTATCTAGATTAGGGGTCTACCTGGTTGGTCAGGTGGGCAGAAAGGTTCTTGGAGGTGGGGTCATAGAGGTCACAAGTCAGTCGCACGTAACCATGACGGAAAAAGACCACGTAAGGTGCAGTGCATGCGATGAGAAGGTAGGAGCGCACGTCAAACTTTTTCCCTTTCAGCAGCAGCGGGTTCTTGATGTAACTGAGGACAAATCGTAGGTCTGCATTCAATCGCACAAACATGTTCAAAGGCTGTGTTTGACAGTAAGAAGCTGAAGCTGACAGTAAGAAATGAATGACAGATGGTTGACTAAACAACCTGTAGTACAACAGAATTGTTTTTATGGTTCTTTATCACTGACTACTGTTACTTCTGTTCATGTTATTTTAGAAAAGCACTGTAAAATGACAGCTGAATCAGAGACCCAAAACTAAAGGCTTTTTGAAGcctgttgatgcttttaaaatCATGTGCCAATCCTAAAAACCAGGAATAGCAGCCACTCAAGCTacaaaaatagaataatatgCCTGCTCCTCTGGGAACTGCAAGTGTGGGTGATATTAATCTTAATAGCCTGTGTTCACCAACTGTTGAACAATGTAAGCCTGAGGCTGGCGGTAACGCATTTTCCTGTTGAACTGGCGGTCCTCCATGTGCTTCAGCTTCAGTCTGAAGGCAGCTATGTCCTCCTTGCTCTTCAAAAGGAAGATCCCTCTTCCCTGGTTCAAACCCGTAGGCTTACAGATCCACATGCGGCTCTCATTGGTGCTCACACCTGGCGACAATAACAAAATTTAAttaatggggtgtcacaggaaCTGAGCTTTCCACCTGACAGTTTCCCTTTCTGTATTGTTTTTAACCTTTCAAGGCTTAATCCTGTATTGAGACATTTGTCATTTTCACCAGTAAATTCCGATTCGGTGAAATCGTGCTTTAGTCGCACTCAAGCACAGTTGTGGGAAAACTGGATTGCACCCAAGTGTGTTGTATTTACTTTTCACCTCTTTAGCAAATGTTTAAATCTGAAATGTGAGTCTGGTActtgtatttcctttttttctataTGTTGTAGTGGAATATGATCTCTAGTCCACTACACGTCATATcattataaaaataaagacataaaaaagCTCAGAACATATTGTGAACTGTCAATAAAAATTATGATGCAAAATTTCaatttctaattttaaaaaacagttaatacactgtttaaaaagagaTGCCAGCATGGACTGTCTTTAACTCTTATTTGCACTTCTATTAGAGTTGgttctgttgttttttcttcttttccacaaATTCATCCATCACCAACAGATCCAAAGCAGCTGTCTGTATTCTTCTGCTGTTTACTTAGTGATAATCGTGTTTGTCAAAACCCGTGCACAGCTACTCTCATTATGCTTTGTGCCTGTAATTACTACAGTGGGTGTTAAAAATCGATTTCATCCACAATGCTTACCATAAAAAATGTCATCTTTaatattaaatgtattttctttggcATTCAGATCCTGCAGCACctctctccttgtgtttgtgtctcagcCCTGCCCTCTGCTGACTCATCTCTATGGCAACAGCATGTTCCCCTGGTGATTTTATCAGGGCCTTATGGGAGGTGAAGTGCATTATTTTCCAGCGTCCACAGCCTCTTGATTAAACACTCACCAAGGCGACTGTTGTCTTAACGCTACCCAGGACAAACGattctctttcttttcattgttGGATGCGTGACCCAACATGCATTTCAAGTTTGATTGATCTCATTTTAAACCTGCAAACTAAAGGATGTTCCAGTTCGACCAGTACTGTTATTGTTGCATCAAAATGCTAATGTGTAAAAGGTTGTTGTAGTTAGGTAAGATGTCAGTTACCCTCCTGTCGGGCAAAGAAAGCCTCCCTTTCTTCCCTCACATCCATGCGCAAAGTAGTGGGTATGAACTCTTCCATTTTCAGCCTCCTGTAAATTACAACAGAACATAACGAACAAGGAAGCCCACATGGATGTCGGTGCCATGGATTGCGGGAAAACTGGCTTTGAGGCAAAAAAGAAAGTCAGGCCACAAACGTACAAAATCATTGGTGTACCACAGCAACATGTTCTGTTCATCCATCGTTTGTGGCATATGTTCAGATTTATTCCAAACCCCAGTTATACCATAATTTCAACTGGTTAAGTCAATCTTTACATATATGCAAACTGATTTTTCTGAAGTACTGAAGGAAGTTCGtaataaaaacaaccaaaaacacacacatagtcTAAAATATGGCATATTTCCTGCTATATACTGGTATAATAGTCCATTATTGCATATCTTCACTAGCACTGAAACATTTTCCAGCATTAGTATAAAATTCCATTTATATACTTTTAATTCTGTTTGTAGAACCTGAAGTACTCTAATCTTAATATTTTTAACTATAATTTCACATATTCACATTAAAAACTGAACAACTGGTTAAAATAACTCAGTGTTCATAGTTTTTCATTTGTGTGATATCTCTAAAATGAAGAACATCAtatctcagagtgatgctgaaaactaattcatgcatttattacttttaggaTAGACTATTATTAATAAAGCTGTTCAAAAACTTCCTGACAAGCCtccagttgatccaaaatgctgtaGTAAGAGCGCACACAGTGACTAGAAAGAGAGggcat is from Oreochromis niloticus isolate F11D_XX linkage group LG20, O_niloticus_UMD_NMBU, whole genome shotgun sequence and encodes:
- the ttll10 gene encoding protein polyglycylase TTLL10 isoform X1, with the protein product MSSKCSVDPCSYGQDAAETRLEKKRGQEKEETEVPCGNSRPAGSLRKQGPGREQTLPPETQTWKEGQTFSHSPVDQESQSGGPCVVAQPLQRSKLKDLSGRQIEEPRGPGPFYFFGGTNGAKIVSNYCESSGWKRIYNKDREDFNLKWCETKSLAQYSNFREGKQLMYQIPNNKVLTTKIGLLSSLQQYERVSSRVSHGQALRRLKMEEFIPTTLRMDVREEREAFFARQEGVSTNESRMWICKPTGLNQGRGIFLLKSKEDIAAFRLKLKHMEDRQFNRKMRYRQPQAYIVQHYIKNPLLLKGKKFDVRSYLLIACTAPYVVFFRHGYVRLTCDLYDPTSKNLSAHLTNQYMQKKNPLYSQLKEDTVWSMESFNAYVNDRFQVAKDLPRDWVLGAFAKRMQQIMSQCFLAVKSKLDCRLGFFDLIGCDFLVDEDFKVWLLEMNCNPALHTNCEVLKEVIPSVVVETLDLTLEIFKKIRGRQKIFPLVSQREFVLLYSGFSTTEKSSIEFQKNTKDVQKTEPRRFMCGTEGKSVPSASPDNSANDSALPKRRSRSEWPPSHQHFTKSS
- the ttll10 gene encoding protein polyglycylase TTLL10 isoform X2, with translation MSSKCSVDPCSYGQDAAETRLEKKRGQEKEETEVPCGNSRPAGSLRKQGPGREQTLPPETQTWKEGQTFSHSPVDQESQSGGKQLMYQIPNNKVLTTKIGLLSSLQQYERVSSRVSHGQALRRLKMEEFIPTTLRMDVREEREAFFARQEGVSTNESRMWICKPTGLNQGRGIFLLKSKEDIAAFRLKLKHMEDRQFNRKMRYRQPQAYIVQHYIKNPLLLKGKKFDVRSYLLIACTAPYVVFFRHGYVRLTCDLYDPTSKNLSAHLTNQYMQKKNPLYSQLKEDTVWSMESFNAYVNDRFQVAKDLPRDWVLGAFAKRMQQIMSQCFLAVKSKLDCRLGFFDLIGCDFLVDEDFKVWLLEMNCNPALHTNCEVLKEVIPSVVVETLDLTLEIFKKIRGRQKIFPLVSQREFVLLYSGFSTTEKSSIEFQKNTKDVQKTEPRRFMCGTEGKSVPSASPDNSANDSALPKRRSRSEWPPSHQHFTKSS
- the ttll10 gene encoding protein polyglycylase TTLL10 isoform X3, whose translation is MGVTGTHLQIHLSACFEGRERLGGHPGQRLCSSTGKQLMYQIPNNKVLTTKIGLLSSLQQYERVSSRVSHGQALRRLKMEEFIPTTLRMDVREEREAFFARQEGVSTNESRMWICKPTGLNQGRGIFLLKSKEDIAAFRLKLKHMEDRQFNRKMRYRQPQAYIVQHYIKNPLLLKGKKFDVRSYLLIACTAPYVVFFRHGYVRLTCDLYDPTSKNLSAHLTNQYMQKKNPLYSQLKEDTVWSMESFNAYVNDRFQVAKDLPRDWVLGAFAKRMQQIMSQCFLAVKSKLDCRLGFFDLIGCDFLVDEDFKVWLLEMNCNPALHTNCEVLKEVIPSVVVETLDLTLEIFKKIRGRQKIFPLVSQREFVLLYSGFSTTEKSSIEFQKNTKDVQKTEPRRFMCGTEGKSVPSASPDNSANDSALPKRRSRSEWPPSHQHFTKSS